The sequence below is a genomic window from Flavobacterium lipolyticum.
TTATTTGCTAAATATTGTGCTACTGCATCGTCAAAAGCCAGAGAATCTTTAGCATCCGGTGTACAGGCATCAGCAAAAAGAGTTAGCGGAGAGTACATTTGATACTCAGTTCCTCCTTTATTTCGTTTGTAACCTTTTAAAGGCTCGCAAACATTTGTAAATTCTTCTACGAAATCAATATTCTGATTGTTCGAGATATTTCTTAAGATCACATCCTTATTGCGAATGTGCGTAATTCCTAACTCTTCCAATCTGAAAGAAACTACATCAAGACGTCTGCGCATGCTGGCTAAATCTGTAATATCTTCGGCTGACCAAAGGCGTTCTGCAATTGCAACTGTTCTCGGCCAAAGTCTCGAATCGATTGTTAGTGGCGACACAAGTTCTGTCCACATTGTCGCTTCTCCTCCCAATACTCTCGCTTTTTCTTCAGCGGTTAAATCAGCGCCTTTGGGCATAGGGTCATTTAGATAATGACTTGCTATCGGATATAATAAATCAATATAATATCCGTTAGACATTACGGTTTTATATCCTTTTTTTACTGATTCAATCAAGGACTGTCCTGCTACTACTCCTTCATTAGGGCCTCTCCAGGCATGAATAATGGCGTCTTTTGACATGTTCTTGGTCAGAATTTCCTCCCATCCCATTAACTGTTTTCCATGTTTTTTAAGCATCGGAATCAACTGCATGGTAAAATAAGTCTGTAACTCATGATTGGTTGTTAACTTATTTTTCTTTTTAAATTCCTGAATTTTAGGGTTTGAATCCCAGTCCTTTCCTTCGTTTTCATCTCCTCCGATATGAAAATAAGCCCCCGGAAATAACGGACAAACCTCATCAAATAATTCACTTAATAATTGATATGTTTTAGGATTTGAAGGATCTAATGTTGGTGAAAAAATACCCGCATTTCTTTCAATTCCATAGGTCGCAATTGCGGTTCCCTGAATATTTTTTTCAGAAGTTCCTCCTGTCAGTGTGATTACTTTACTTCCAATCTCAGGATAAGCTGTAAGTATTGCAGATGCGTGACCAGGAACATCTATTTCCGGAACGATTAAAATACCGCGCTCATCAGCATATTTTACGATATTTTTAATTTCCTCTTGTGTGTAATACATTCCATCCGAAGCTTTTTCAATAAGTTTTGGATGTTTTTTCATTTCAATTCTCCACCCCTGGTCGTCTACCAAATGCCAGTGAAGGACATTCATTTTTGTAGCTGCTAATGCATCAATATTTCTTTTGATTACATCTACTGGCTGAAAATGTCTGGCAGCATCAACCATCAAACCTCTCCAGGTAAATCTTGGAAAATCTGAAATTTTGGATGCAGGAAAATAAAATGAGGTGTTATTATTCTGCAACATTTGCAATAAGGTTTCAAGACCGTGCAGGGCACCTAAATCGCTTGTTGCATTGATTGTAATTTTGTTTGTTTTGATATCCAAATGATAGCTTTCATCTTCATACAAACCAATTTTTCCACTCTTAGTACAATTGATTTGAAGTTCAGCTGTTGGGACTTCATTTAATTTGGTAATAAATCCCTGTTCGAAAAAAATACCGGTTCTACCATCTAGTCGGCGCAAAAAGCGAGTTACTCCGCCAAAAATTCGGGGATTTGGATTTCCGGTAATATTTACTTTAAAATTTTTATTTAACGCAAAATTACCATCATTTAACACAACGCTTTGGGGCCAGGGCATAAGATTTAACTGCTCTTTTTTAATCTGAGCACTAGCAGTTACACCCGCTAATAGTAGGACTAATAAATATTTCATTTTTTTTGTTTTTGGAAAGATGTTGCTTTTACACAACATTAATAATAAATAATAAAAGCAAAACTCAGAATGATTTCGATTGAACCCTCACTACTCCTAATGAAATCAATCTGAATTTTGCATTGCGATCCACTCTCACCCGGATCTTATAATGTAATTTTAATAATCAAAACGTTTAAAAGCTTCAATTGCTTCGTATTCTGCCAATCCTAATTCGTCATACAAAACAGCAGTATTTTTGTTACGGTCTTCGGCTCTTACCCAAAATTCTCTGGAATCATTTCCTTGGAACATTACGCGGTCTTTTTGTGATTGGTGGTACAAAATTGCGTGACGTTTTAGTAATACTTCAGATGGAGAAAGCGGAACGGCCATATCAATTTCGTGAATGTCCCATTCGTGCCAGGCACCGCGATACAGCCACAACCAGCAGTCGTCCATGTATTTTTCCGGTTTCAGTTGTTTCATTGCTGCAAAGATGGCATTCAGACAAACTTCGTGTGTACCGTGCGGATCTGCTAAATCTCCCGCTGCAAATACCTGATGGGGTTTAATTTGTGCAATAATGTCCTTTACAATAGCAATGTCTTCAGGCCCCAACGGATTCTTTTTTACCTGTCCGGTTTCATAAAACGGAAGATCTAAAAAGTGGGTATTCTCATCTTTTAAACCAATGTATCGGGTCGCTGCATAAGATTCTCTTCTTCGGATCAATCCTTTTAATTTGCGGACTTCCAAAGAATCTATTTGGTTTTCAGACTTACTATTCAAAAATTCAATGACAGCTTTAAAGTTGATTCCCGAGGCAGCATCACCAAGAAAATCCTTAGCCACTTCGGCAAATTTAAGAGCCTCGTCGTCTGTAACGGCTATATTTCCGGAGGTTTGATATACCACATGTACATCATGACCTTGTTTAATCAATTTTGAAAAAGTTCCTCCCATAGAAATCACATCATCATCGGGATGCGGACTAAAAAGAATCACTCGTTTTTTTGCCGGATTGGCTCTTTCAGGACGATGCGAATCGTCGGTATTGGGTTTTCCACCCGGCCATCCGGTGATGGTATGCTGCAGAACATTGAACATATTGATGTTCAAGTCGTAAGCAGAACCTTCCTGCGCCAAAAGATCTGACATTCCGTTGTTGTTGTAATCACGGTCTGTTAATTTTAAAATAGATTGTTTTGTTTTTTGGCACAACCAAACAATCGCTTTACTTTTTAATTCTTGCGTCCAGATGCATTCTCCTACTAACCAAGGCGTTTTGAAACGGGTTAATTCTGAAGCTGCTGACTGGTCTAATACGAAAGTCGCATTAGGATGGTTTTGTAAAAATGTAGCCGGAACTTCTGAACTGATATCCCCTTGAATGGTTCTCTTGATGATATCGGCTTTGTTCTGTCCCCAGGCCATTAGTACAATTCTTTTCGATCTCATGATAGTAGAAACTCCCATGGTAATCGCTCTTTTTGGAACGTTATCGATCCCGTTAAAATCCGACGAAGCGTCGACTCTGGTAATGTGATCCAGTGTAATGATTCTGGTTCCGGAGTTGATGTGGGATCCAGGTTCGTTGAAACCTACGTGACCCGTACGACCAATTCCCAGTAATTGAAAATCCAGTCCCCCGGCATTTTTAATATTCATTTCATAATCGATGCAGTATTGATTCAATTCTTCAATGGCAACGGTTCCGTCGGGAATATTTATATTCTCAGGTTTGATATCAATATGATTAAAAAGATGCTGGTGCATGAAATAATGATAGCTCTGATTGTTCTCTTTGCTCATCGGATAATATTCATCCAGATTGAAAGTGATCACATTGCTAAAACTTAAGCCTTCTTCTCTGTACATTCTCACCAACTCTTCATAAACTTTGATAGGAGAAGAACCTGTGGCTAAACCTAATACGCAAGATTTATTCTTTTCTTGTTTAGATCGGATTAATTGCGCAATTTCCTGTGCTACAATTACCGAAGCTTCTGCGGAATTCCTGAAGATTTCATTGTGGATTTTCTCAAATCGTGTCTCTTCAAATTTCCCCGCGCTTTTATAGCTGATATCAGGTATTATTTCTAAAGCACTTTTCATTTCTTTTCTTTTTATAACATTTACAATTTTGGTTTATGAAATGGCATAAACAACTCGCGTTGTCTACGCCATTTACTAACCAAACTTAAATTCTTTTAATTCTTTGATTATTTTTTTTAGAAATTTGGAGCGTTAACATCCCACCAAAGTCTGGTTCCTCCGTTATCCGGACCACCTAACTTAGCTACACCAGTTGCTACACCTTCTTTATTATTTAGTACTTCATTTGAAGTAAAGTTGATTCTTCTGGCTCCAAGTGCGGTAGAAATTTTTCCTCCACTATTGTTTACCACTACAGGGAATAATTTTGGATATCCTGTTCTTCTGTAATCAGACCAAGCCTCTTGTCCTTCCGGGAAACCTGCAATCCATTTTTGAGTAATAATTCTTTGCAATTTCACCTCATTTGTAGCTGCATCATCCCAGGCAATAGTAATATTGTTTACCGGAGCTGAATTGTTTACAGCAGCAACAGGATCAACATAGGCTACAGGCAAACTAGTATTATCCGTTAAATATTTAGCAATACCAGAAGCTTCTCTTTGGTCAAATGACGCTCCAATACCTGCCTCGTATAATGATTTAGCATCACCTCCCATATTCCAACCTCTTAAAGCTCCTTCTGCTCTTAAGAAATAGGCTTCAGCGGTAGTAACTAAATAAATGGTTTTAGATCTAACCACTTCTCCAATACCTGAAAAACGCTCACGGTCTCCTTTTCCTCCAATGGCTATACCTGTACGAATTCCTTTATACTGACCCGTAAATTGAGCTGATTTATCAAAGTAAATTGGCATTCTAGGGTCGTTGTATCCTTTTAATATAGACTCCATATCAGCAGACATTCTAATGTCTAACCATGAACCACTAATGGTAGCAATAGGGTTTGTAAAAGTTGGAGATACAATTCTAAACGCATCTTTTTTAGCTGTAAATACTCCGAATTTTTGTGCTACCGCTTTTTCAGCCTGAGCTTTTGCTAAAGCAGGTTTTACTTTTACGATACGCATCGCTAATCTCAAACGCAAAGTGTTGGCAAATTTTACCCAAGAAGCATAGTTACCTTCATAACCAGATAAATCCGCATCTTTAAATACAAAAGGCTCTCCGGCATCTGCTCTTTTTGTTAATTCATCTACAGCAAAATCCAACTCGCTAAACATTTGGTTGTATACTTCTTCCTGAGAATCATAAGCAATTGGCGCATTTTTACCGTATTGAGAATAGATGATAGGACCAAAGATGTCCGTAACACGGTGCATTCCTTCTACTTTCAAGATAAGAGAAAGTGCATAAAAATGATCAAACTTCCCTTTAGTTTTGTTTGCAATATCATATGCATTAAACATAACAGTAGGATAAGCATTTGTCCAAATAGCATTGTTCCATCCGTCAATTAAGTCATAAGTTGTATTGTTACTTCCTCCTCTAAAAGGAGTTGGAGTGGCCATATAACCGGACCAAATATCTGCATTTAGATTCTGTTGTAATTGATACTGAGACTCAAGCTGATCTCCTAACACCTGAATGTTGTTAAACATTGGAGCAAATCCTTTTTTGATGTCGTTAAAATCATCTTTTAACTGCTCATTACTAAAACCATTTGGATTGGTGTTAATCTCATCAAAATTACCTGTACAACCTACCGTAGCAAGTATCGACATACAGATAGCTGTTTTTTTAATATTATTTAGTTTCATTTTTTTTAATTTAGAAAGTTACATTTAAATTAAGACCAATACTTCTGGTAGAAGGTAAACCATAGATATCAATACCTTGCAATCCTTCTCCTGTACTTAATGCAATGTTTGGATCAAATGGAGCGTCTTTGTATATAAAGAATAAATTTCTGGCAATTAATGAAATAGAAGCTGTTTGAAAAACAGGAAGTTTTTTAGGGTTGAAAGTATATCCTACAGAGATCTCTCTTACACTTACATTTGTCGCTTTATAAACATATTCACCTGTAATTCCATCTCTACCACCAACTTTTTTATAATAATCCTCAGCTGGTATACTTGTTACTACCGTTCCGTCTGGTTTAATTGCATTTACTGGAACTCCTCCTGCGTTTCTGGCATCACCTGTTGCTTTAGAAACTCCAAAGAAATCATTCTGAGCTTCAGTCATACTCATAACATTACCACCAAAACGTCCGTCAATTAAAACATTTGCGAAGAAAGCACCAACTTTGAAAGTGTTAGAGAAACCTAACATGAAATCAGGATTTGAATTACCTACTTCAGTAAAACCTTCAGTACCTTGAATTTTACCATCTTTATCTAATAAAATTCTACCCTGTGCATCTTTCAGAATGTTTTTTCCCATGATAACACCAAACGGTCTTCCTTCAATTAAAGAGTATTGGTAATTATTAACTCCAGGAACAGTCAAATTCACTATTCCTTTAGATGAAGCAGGAAGTTCTTTTACTGTATTTTTGTTTTGAGAAAAGTTCACAGATGAATCCCATGAGAATTTATCTCCTTTAACAATACCAGCATTTACTACAACTTCAAAACCTTTATTTTCGATACTTCCGGCATTAAATCCGTAAAATCTAACTCCCTCAGGGCTTCCGTCCGGCGCAGCAGATTGGAAGTATTGATTTTTTGTTGTTGAATTATAATAAGAAAGCTCAATACCAAATCTGTTGTTCAGGAATCTCCACTCTGTACCAAATTCATACTCTGATTTCAACTCCGGTTTTAAAGTAGTTCCTCTTTGTAATCCAACCTGAGGTTGTGTACTATTATTACCCGGAACATATAAATCTACAGGAGTAGTAACAAAAGCAGCAACATCATTACCCACCTGAGCGTAAGTTGCACGAACTTTTGCAAAACTAATTGACTCCGGCATTTTGAACATCTCGCTAAGGATACCTGTCAAACCTACAGAAGGGTAAAAATAGGATCCTTTATTCGTATTCACTAATGTAGAAGACCAGTCATTTCTAGCTGCAACATCTAAGAACAACATATCTTTGTACCCCAATGTAGTAGCTGCAAATACAGACTGTATTTCTCTTTTTGAGTCGATTGTCTGATAATTTCCTGTATTGTTTACAAAATTGTTAAGTGTAAACCAGTTTGTTATTTTTAATCCGGCACCAATTCCAGAATCTAAAATTGTTCTGTCATTCGTCATCGTATTTGTAATACTGGTACCAATATTAGCATTGAATGAAAAATCATCACTGAATTTTGTATTGATCGTAGCAATTAAATCTCCATAACGCTGAGTACTTACTGCATCATTACTAATGTATCTACCATTAGCGTGAGAAAGTGTTCCTTGAGTAGTAGCAAAAATTTTCTTTTCAAATCCACTGTCAACTCTGTTATAACTATATCTTGAAGCAATTGTTAACCATTCATTTGCTTTGTATGAAGCCGAAATTGCTCCGTTGAAGAAAGTGTTTGTGTCTTCAGATTTATTTCTGTTAATAGCCCAATATGGGTTTTGCATAATATCTCTGTTCGTCATCCAATTTTGAGCCATTAAATTTCTAGTCGGATTAAAAACTTCATAATTATTTTTATAAAAATTGAAATCATTTCCTCTTGGCATTAAATAAACTCCTGTAAGTGGATTAAAGTAAAGACCATTTACCGGTTTATTGGCAATTGATTGTGTAGTATAATTTCCGGTTACCCCCACTGTAAGTTTGTTATCAAAAAACTTTGCCGTTTGACGAATTCCAAAGTTATTTCTCTTAATTCCGTTACCTGGAATAATCCCCGATCCTGATGTATTAGCATAAGTCAATGCTGTAGAAGAATTTTCAGTTGCTGCAGAATATCCTACCGATGTAATTTGAGTAACTCCGGTTTGAAAGAAATCTTTAACATGATCTTTTATGTTTTGTTTCGCACCCCAAGACTCATCTTCCCCTGTTCTTGCAGCATAATCTTTTTGAAACTTTGGCAAATAAGCAGCCGATTCAAAAGTAGTTACAGACGAACCTGAAAAACTTGACTGTCCTACTTTTCCTTTTTTAGACGAAAGTAAAATTACTCCATTTGCTCCTTGCGATCCATATAATACAGAAGCTGCTGCTCCTTTAAGAACCGTCATACCATCGTAATCGTCCGGGTTAATTAAAGATACAACATCTCCACCATCACGGTTACCACCATTTAAACTACCAAAAGTATCATTTGGCTGACCTGAACCAGAGTTTAACATTGGAATACCATCAATAACATACAAAGGCTGATTGTTTGTTGCTGAAGAGCTACCACGAATATCTACTTTTGTAGAACCACCGGTACCGGCAGAACTTTTTGTTACAGCAACACCCGCAATTTTACCTGCAATTGTATTGATAACGTTCGCATCTCTTACACGTGTTAACTCTTCCCCTTTAAGTTCCTGAGCCGCATAAGTTAAAGATTTTCTTGTTTTCTTGATACCTAATGAAGTTACAACAACTTCTGTAAGTGCATTTGATGCCGCTTGTAGCATTTTAACATTAATTGTAGCAGCATCACCTACAACAATTGATTGTGTTTCAAGACCAACATAAGTAAAAACTAAAGTCTGTCCTTTTTGAACTTCAATCGAGTACACCCCGTCAAAATCGGAAGTAGTTCCCTTTTGACCTCCTTGTACTGCAACGGAAGCCCCTGGCAATGGCATTCCATCAGAATCTGTAATCACACCTTTAATGCTTTTTACCTGAGCAAGCGAAACCTGCGCCGTAAAAACAATCATAAAGATTAAGAAAATTTTTTTCATGTTAATTTATTTTGTTAGTTATAGGGTAAAATTATTCTTAAGGGATTGTTAAAAAAAATAATTTATACAAACAACATTAAATTTTAAACCAACGACATAAAACAATCAATAATATGCTATTCGAAAACGTTTTCTAGCCATTTTCTGGTAAAATTTTACAACAAAATAAATATTTACTACAAAAAAAATCACTTTTATTAAACAATCATTTAATAATCATTAACATCTTAAGGGCATTTATAGTTGAATTATTCTAACTATATACTGATATACTCTACACGAATATTCTTTTTCCAAAACGCAACATTTTTTTTTCTCCTACATAATATATAATGCATTTCATAAGTAACAAACCTCTAAGTACTATTAAATAAAAAGAAACAAAATTCAGAATAGCTTCTCTCGAATCCTCACTATTCATAATGAAATCAATCTGAATTTTGTGTTTCGATCCACTCTCACCCGGATCTTATAATGTAATTTTAATAATCAAAACGTTTAAAAGCTTCAATGGCTTCATACTCTGCCAGTCCTAATTCGTCATACAAAACGGCAGTATTTTTGTTACGGTCTTCGGCTCTTACCCAAAATTCTCTGGAATCATTTCCTTGGAACATTACGCGGTCTTTTTGTGATTGGTGGTACAAAATTGCGTGACGTTTTAGTAATACTTCAGATGGAGAAAGCGGAACGGCCATATCAATTTCGTGAATGTCCCATTCGTGCCAGGCACCGCGATACAGCCACAACCAGCAGTCGTCCATGTATTTTTCCGGTTTCAGTTGTTTCATTGCTGCAAAGATGGCATTCAGACAAACTTCGTGTGTACCGTGCGGATCTGCTAAATCTCCCGCTGCAAATACCTGATGGGGTTTAATTTGTGCAATAATGTCCTTTACAATAGCAATGTCTTCAGGCCCCAATGGATTCTTTTTTACCTGTCCGGTTTCATAAAACGGAAGATCCAAAAAGTGCGTGTTCTCATCTTTTAAACCGATGTATCG
It includes:
- a CDS encoding beta-N-acetylhexosaminidase; its protein translation is MKYLLVLLLAGVTASAQIKKEQLNLMPWPQSVVLNDGNFALNKNFKVNITGNPNPRIFGGVTRFLRRLDGRTGIFFEQGFITKLNEVPTAELQINCTKSGKIGLYEDESYHLDIKTNKITINATSDLGALHGLETLLQMLQNNNTSFYFPASKISDFPRFTWRGLMVDAARHFQPVDVIKRNIDALAATKMNVLHWHLVDDQGWRIEMKKHPKLIEKASDGMYYTQEEIKNIVKYADERGILIVPEIDVPGHASAILTAYPEIGSKVITLTGGTSEKNIQGTAIATYGIERNAGIFSPTLDPSNPKTYQLLSELFDEVCPLFPGAYFHIGGDENEGKDWDSNPKIQEFKKKNKLTTNHELQTYFTMQLIPMLKKHGKQLMGWEEILTKNMSKDAIIHAWRGPNEGVVAGQSLIESVKKGYKTVMSNGYYIDLLYPIASHYLNDPMPKGADLTAEEKARVLGGEATMWTELVSPLTIDSRLWPRTVAIAERLWSAEDITDLASMRRRLDVVSFRLEELGITHIRNKDVILRNISNNQNIDFVEEFTNVCEPLKGYKRNKGGTEYQMYSPLTLFADACTPDAKDSLAFDDAVAQYLANKTPENKAKVTAFLNKWIAVNKGLVELSANAPLIQHFLPLSKKLNDASQELLLVLDNKSTLKVDDLKNLIELCNSKDHADVELSVYESLKKLI
- the nagB gene encoding glucosamine-6-phosphate deaminase, with amino-acid sequence MKSALEIIPDISYKSAGKFEETRFEKIHNEIFRNSAEASVIVAQEIAQLIRSKQEKNKSCVLGLATGSSPIKVYEELVRMYREEGLSFSNVITFNLDEYYPMSKENNQSYHYFMHQHLFNHIDIKPENINIPDGTVAIEELNQYCIDYEMNIKNAGGLDFQLLGIGRTGHVGFNEPGSHINSGTRIITLDHITRVDASSDFNGIDNVPKRAITMGVSTIMRSKRIVLMAWGQNKADIIKRTIQGDISSEVPATFLQNHPNATFVLDQSAASELTRFKTPWLVGECIWTQELKSKAIVWLCQKTKQSILKLTDRDYNNNGMSDLLAQEGSAYDLNINMFNVLQHTITGWPGGKPNTDDSHRPERANPAKKRVILFSPHPDDDVISMGGTFSKLIKQGHDVHVVYQTSGNIAVTDDEALKFAEVAKDFLGDAASGINFKAVIEFLNSKSENQIDSLEVRKLKGLIRRRESYAATRYIGLKDENTHFLDLPFYETGQVKKNPLGPEDIAIVKDIIAQIKPHQVFAAGDLADPHGTHEVCLNAIFAAMKQLKPEKYMDDCWLWLYRGAWHEWDIHEIDMAVPLSPSEVLLKRHAILYHQSQKDRVMFQGNDSREFWVRAEDRNKNTAVLYDELGLAEYEAIEAFKRFDY
- a CDS encoding RagB/SusD family nutrient uptake outer membrane protein; this translates as MKLNNIKKTAICMSILATVGCTGNFDEINTNPNGFSNEQLKDDFNDIKKGFAPMFNNIQVLGDQLESQYQLQQNLNADIWSGYMATPTPFRGGSNNTTYDLIDGWNNAIWTNAYPTVMFNAYDIANKTKGKFDHFYALSLILKVEGMHRVTDIFGPIIYSQYGKNAPIAYDSQEEVYNQMFSELDFAVDELTKRADAGEPFVFKDADLSGYEGNYASWVKFANTLRLRLAMRIVKVKPALAKAQAEKAVAQKFGVFTAKKDAFRIVSPTFTNPIATISGSWLDIRMSADMESILKGYNDPRMPIYFDKSAQFTGQYKGIRTGIAIGGKGDRERFSGIGEVVRSKTIYLVTTAEAYFLRAEGALRGWNMGGDAKSLYEAGIGASFDQREASGIAKYLTDNTSLPVAYVDPVAAVNNSAPVNNITIAWDDAATNEVKLQRIITQKWIAGFPEGQEAWSDYRRTGYPKLFPVVVNNSGGKISTALGARRINFTSNEVLNNKEGVATGVAKLGGPDNGGTRLWWDVNAPNF
- a CDS encoding SusC/RagA family TonB-linked outer membrane protein, with the protein product MKKIFLIFMIVFTAQVSLAQVKSIKGVITDSDGMPLPGASVAVQGGQKGTTSDFDGVYSIEVQKGQTLVFTYVGLETQSIVVGDAATINVKMLQAASNALTEVVVTSLGIKKTRKSLTYAAQELKGEELTRVRDANVINTIAGKIAGVAVTKSSAGTGGSTKVDIRGSSSATNNQPLYVIDGIPMLNSGSGQPNDTFGSLNGGNRDGGDVVSLINPDDYDGMTVLKGAAASVLYGSQGANGVILLSSKKGKVGQSSFSGSSVTTFESAAYLPKFQKDYAARTGEDESWGAKQNIKDHVKDFFQTGVTQITSVGYSAATENSSTALTYANTSGSGIIPGNGIKRNNFGIRQTAKFFDNKLTVGVTGNYTTQSIANKPVNGLYFNPLTGVYLMPRGNDFNFYKNNYEVFNPTRNLMAQNWMTNRDIMQNPYWAINRNKSEDTNTFFNGAISASYKANEWLTIASRYSYNRVDSGFEKKIFATTQGTLSHANGRYISNDAVSTQRYGDLIATINTKFSDDFSFNANIGTSITNTMTNDRTILDSGIGAGLKITNWFTLNNFVNNTGNYQTIDSKREIQSVFAATTLGYKDMLFLDVAARNDWSSTLVNTNKGSYFYPSVGLTGILSEMFKMPESISFAKVRATYAQVGNDVAAFVTTPVDLYVPGNNSTQPQVGLQRGTTLKPELKSEYEFGTEWRFLNNRFGIELSYYNSTTKNQYFQSAAPDGSPEGVRFYGFNAGSIENKGFEVVVNAGIVKGDKFSWDSSVNFSQNKNTVKELPASSKGIVNLTVPGVNNYQYSLIEGRPFGVIMGKNILKDAQGRILLDKDGKIQGTEGFTEVGNSNPDFMLGFSNTFKVGAFFANVLIDGRFGGNVMSMTEAQNDFFGVSKATGDARNAGGVPVNAIKPDGTVVTSIPAEDYYKKVGGRDGITGEYVYKATNVSVREISVGYTFNPKKLPVFQTASISLIARNLFFIYKDAPFDPNIALSTGEGLQGIDIYGLPSTRSIGLNLNVTF